Below is a window of Pirellulales bacterium DNA.
CGCCATGAGCGCTTGCCGACGGTCGCGAAGGAACCCCAGCACATCTTCGGCCGGCGGATAGTCGGCCGGATTGCTGCTCGGCTTGCTCCCCATCCCAAATTTCTCTTTGAATCCGGCGGGCGGCTCGGTCTGTTTATCTGGCGCGACCACGCCGACGATGAAATTGTCGGTCAGCGACATGTGCCCCGCGAACCAGAGCGCATGATTGGCGTTGGGGTGGACCTGGTGCGTCCAATCCTGCGGCGTTTTGAACGAGGCCAGCATCCCTTCGCTCGTCTGCCGAGCCTGCTCCAACCACGACTTGAGCCGGTCCTTATAATTCATCACAGAATCTCCTGAGATTGTTCCGTTGTTCGCGAGTTCGTTTGCCGTCGCAGCATCATACCAACTTCCGGCGGTTTGACGACGGGGGCATGAGACCGTACAACATCGTCTGGCCGCCAAGCGGCGCTCCGGCCTCCGATGAGAGGCCCCCGCAAAGGGGAGCTGTGAACCTGGTCAGGACGAAAGTAGCAGCCATAAGCAGTCATCTCTTTGTGCGGCGGGCCTCTCATCGGCGGCCGATGGCCTGAATGACGAATGTCTAATGACGAATGCCCAATGAATGACGAATGACGAAGCACGAATGTCTAAAGAATGACGAATGTCGAAGCACGAATGACAAAGGAATCAACGATTGCCCGAATCAAGACCGTTGCAGTGCCCGCTCACGCTTCGTCCCGCCGCGACGGATCTTCGACATTAGGGCTTCGTCATTCTTTAGACATTCGTCATTAGTCATTCGACATTCCCCCATCCTATGGCCGAAGTTTTCCAGAGCGAATTGATCCCAATTGACGATATTGCCGCGGCAAATAGCGGGCCGGGCGACTACGTTGTCGTCGCGCGTCGGTATCGGCCGCAGACGTTCGCCGAATTGATCGGCCAGGAGCACGTCGGCCGCGGGCTGACCGGGGCCATCCTCTCGCATCGCGTGGGTCACGCCTATCTATTCACCGGCGCGCGCGGCGTCGGCAAGACGTCGGCCGCGCGAATCCTCGCCAAAGCGCTTAATTGCGTCCACGGGCCGACGCCCACCCCGTGCAACGAGTGCGACATCTGCCGCAGCATCACGTCGGGCGACGATATGGACGTGCTGGAAATCGACGGGGCGAGCAACCGCAATATCGACGACATTCGCCAGCTTCGCCAAAACGTCAACGTCCGGCCGAGCCGCTCCCGATTCAAGGTCTACATCATCGACGAAGTTCACCAGCTAAGCCGCGATGCATTCAACGCCCTGCTCAAGACGCTCGAAGAGCCGCCGGAGCATGTCAAGTTCATCTTCTGCACGACCGAGCCGGAAAAGATTCCGATCACGATCCTCTCGCGCTGCCAGCGCTACGACTTCGCGGGGATTCAAACCGGCTCGATCGTCGAGCGGCTGCGGCAGATCGTGGCGGCCGAAGGAGCTGAAGCGGAGCCGGAGGCGTTGGCGATCCTCGCCCGCCGCGCGGCCGGCTCGATGCGCGACAGCCAATCGCTGCTCGAGCAGCTTCTTGCGTTCGGATCGAAGCGCGTGACGCTGGCCGACGTGCATGCCATGCTCGGCACGGCGGGCGGAGAGCGGCTGGCCGGATTGGTCGGCCATTTGGTCGGGCGCAATTCGGCGGCGGCGCTCGAGGATTTGGACACGGCATTGGCCGAAGGCGTCGATGTTGGCCAGCTTATGGATCAGCTCCTCGGCTATTTTCGCGACGTGATGGCGGCCGCGGTCGGATGCCCGGCGGATAGCTTCCTGCA
It encodes the following:
- a CDS encoding DinB family protein produces the protein MNYKDRLKSWLEQARQTSEGMLASFKTPQDWTHQVHPNANHALWFAGHMSLTDNFIVGVVAPDKQTEPPAGFKEKFGMGSKPSSNPADYPPAEDVLGFLRDRRQALMAALDRLTENDLNRSLPKGAPDFIKDYADAFQMAIWHEGIHTGQLSIARRALGHAPLMGGGDGPRDLDAGS
- the dnaX gene encoding DNA polymerase III subunit gamma/tau yields the protein MAEVFQSELIPIDDIAAANSGPGDYVVVARRYRPQTFAELIGQEHVGRGLTGAILSHRVGHAYLFTGARGVGKTSAARILAKALNCVHGPTPTPCNECDICRSITSGDDMDVLEIDGASNRNIDDIRQLRQNVNVRPSRSRFKVYIIDEVHQLSRDAFNALLKTLEEPPEHVKFIFCTTEPEKIPITILSRCQRYDFAGIQTGSIVERLRQIVAAEGAEAEPEALAILARRAAGSMRDSQSLLEQLLAFGSKRVTLADVHAMLGTAGGERLAGLVGHLVGRNSAAALEDLDTALAEGVDVGQLMDQLLGYFRDVMAAAVGCPADSFLHTAPSDQEAVAAAAKRLGLETVLAVMQVLDHTLSRLRFSTHGRTLAELALVRIANLGDLDRLTDLIADLRNGAGSANAGVASSSPPSMAKKKADLRPVAEADPSNATA